The Nocardioides sp. cx-173 genome segment CCCTGATCCGGACGGATCAGGGGGCGGGGCACCGGGCTCGCGGACGCAGAGCTCAGTAGCGGTACTGGTCGGACTTGAACGGGCCCCGGACGTCGACGCCGAGGTAGGCGGCCTGGTCGTCGCTCAACGTGGTCAGCTTGACGCCGAGGGCGTCGAGGTGGAGGCGGGCGACCTCCTCGTCGAGGTGCTTGGGCAGCACGTAGACGCCGACCGGGTACTCCTGCGGCTTGGTGAAGATCTCGATCTGCGCCAGGACCTGGTTGGTGAACGAGTTCGACATGACGAACGACGGGTGGCCGGTCGCGTTGCCGAGGTTCATCAGGCGGCCCTCGGAGAGCACGATGATCGCGTTGCCCGCGGGGAAGGTCCACACGTCGACCTGCGGCTTGACGTTCTTGCGGACCGCGACGCCCTCCGCCTCGAGGCCGGCCATGTCGATCTCGTTGTCGAAGTGACCGATGTTGCCGAGGATCGCGTTGTGGCGCATGCGCGACATCTGCTCGACGGTCACGACGTCCTTGTTGCCCGTCGCGGTGATGATGATGTCGGCGACGTCCAGCACGTTGTCGAGGGTGTCGACCTGGTAGCCGTCCATGGCCGCCTGCAGCGCGCAGATCGGGTCGATCTCGGTGACGATGACGCGGGCGCCCTGGCCGCGCAGGGACTCGGCGCAGCCCTTGCCGACGTCGCCGTAGCCGCACACGACGGCGACCTTGCCGCCGATCAGGACGTCGGTGGCGCGGTTGATGCCGTCGATGAGCGAGTGGCGGCAGCCGTACTTGTTGTCGAACTTGGACTTGGTGACCGAGTCGTTGACGTTGATGGCGGGGAAGAGCAGCGAGCCCTCCTTCATCATGTCGTAGAGACGCAGCACACCGGTGGTGGTCTCCTCGGTGACGCCCTTGATCTCGCCGGCGATCTGGGTCCAGCGGTCCTTGCTCTCGGCCAGCGAGGCGTTGAGGACGTCGAAGACGACCTTCTGCTCGACGCTCTTGGCGGTGGCGGGATCCGGCGCGACGCCGGTCTTCTCCGCCTCGACGCCCAGGTGGACGAGCATCGTGGCGTCGCCACCGTCGTCGAGGATCATGTTGGCGAACTTGCCGTCGGGCCACCGCAGGATCTGCTGGGTGCACCACCAGTACTCCTCCAGCGACTCACCCTTCCAGGCGAAGACCGGGACGCCGGCGGGGCTGTCGACGGTGCCCTCGGGGCCCACGGCGATGGCCGCGGCCGCGTGGTCCTGGGTGGAGAAGATGTTGCAGGAGGCCCAGCGGACCTCGGCGCCGAGCGCGGTGAGGGTCTCGATCAGGACCGCGGTCTGGATCGTCATGTGCAGCGAGCCGGCGATGCGAGCGCCCGCGAGCGGCTTGGAGTCGCCGTAGCGCTCCCGCATGGCCATCAGCCCGGGCATCTCGTGCTCGGCGAGTTGGATCTCCATGCGGCCGAAGTCGGCCAACGAGAGGTCGGCAACCTTGTAGTCCATTCATGCTCCTGGGTGCAGGCGGTGGGCGTGGCGTCAAGGCTAGAACGGGTTCCCACCGATCGCAGAATCCTCGCGACCCCCGTGTCGAGACGGTGGCGGCGCGGGTGTAAAGGGGCCCAGGAGTCAGTGGGCGGTGGGCTCGGCGGTCTTGCCGTGACCGAACGGCAGCACGTGCATGATCGCCACCACCACGGCGCCGACCACCACCCCGGCGACGGCCGAGAGGGCCGTGTTGACCAGCCAGCCGAGCGCGGCGCCGAGGGCCCCCGCCGCGTGGTGGACGTCCTCCTCGAGGTGGTGGACCAGCTCGTACGGCGCATGCCAGCCGAGGTCGTCGGCTCCGACCAGCAGGATGTGCCCGCCGACCCAGAGCATCGCGACCGTGCCGACCACCGAGATCGTGGCGAGCAGCCCCGGCATGGCGCGCACCAGGCCGTGGCCGACCTTCTGCGCCACGGCCGAGGTGCGCTGGCTGAGCGCGAGGCCGATGTCGTCCATCTTCACGATGAGCGCGACCACGCCGTAGACGACGGCGGTGATCAGGAAGGCGACGGCCACCAGGATCACCGCACGGGAGACGAACGGCTCGTCGGCGACCTCGTTGAGGGAGATCACCATGATCTCGGCCGAGAGGATCAGGTCCGTGCGGATCGCTCCCGAGACCATGGTCTTCTCGGCCGCGTCGTCCAGCGCGCCCGCCTGCTTCTCCTCCGGATGGTGACCGGACAGCTTCTCCCAGATCTTCTCGGCGCCCTCGTAGCACAGGAAGGTGCCGCCCAGCATCAGGATCGGGGTGAGCAGCCACGGCAGGAACTGGCTCAGCAGCAGCGCCAGCGGCAGGATGATGAGGAGCTTGTTGCGCAGCGAGCCGACCGCGATCTGCTTGATCATCGGCAGCTCGCGCTTGGCCGCGACGCCCTGGACGTACTGGGGGGTGACCGCGGTGTCGTCGACGACGACGCCGGCCGCCTTCATGCTGGCCCGTCCCGCGGCAGCCGAGACGTCGTCGACCGAGGCGGCCGCGAGTCGAGCCAGCGCCGCGACGTCGTCGAGCAGGGCGAAGAGGCCGCCGCTCATCGCGCGGCTCCGGTCGTCATAACGTCATGCTACTGAGCCCGCGGGCGCATCAGGTGCGCGGTGTCCGCGGCGGCAGCGGGCTGCCGTCGGGACGCTCCTGCGCGAGCTGCTCGACCAGCCGGTCCAGGACCGGCGCGTCGTGGTCCTCCTGGGCCACGACCGTGACGCCCAGGTCGACCGCGTGGCGGGCGTGCCGCTCGGCGTAGCCGAACGGGTCGACCAGCACCGTCAACCGGGTCGCGACCGGCGGCCAGGCCAGCAGCATGGCCAGCGCCACCGAGCCGAGCGTGACGACCAGCAGCGCCGGCACGAGCCGGTCCTGTGCCCACTCGGGGAAGCCGGCGTACAACGTGCCCTTCACGAAGAACCCGTGGAACAGGTAGACGACCAGGCTGGCCGCGCCCATCCGGGCGAACCATCCGGGCGCCCGCGGCAGCAGCGCCAGGAAGGAGAGGGCGGCGAGCGTGCCGACCACGAGCAGGCCGCCGCGGATCAGGAGGGAGTCCAGGTCGGACTCGCCGAGGGTGTCGTAGCGCGCGCGGTAGAAGAGCCACTCCGTGGACACGACGCTGTTGGTGACCCAGGTGAGGGCCAGGACGCCCGCGAACACGGCGACCGCCGCCACCTGGACCGGCGTACGGCGCAGCGCGGCCAGGCGCTGTGGTGTGGCCTTGAGACCGAGGACGAAGAACGGCAGCAGCCCGCAGATCCGGGCCAGGTCGAACATGTCGCCGGCCCAGAGCCCGGCGCCGAGGCTGATCGCCACGGCCACCAGCACCCCGCCCGGCAGCGGCCGGAAGATCGGGGTGACGAGGCGCCAGAAGAAGAGCGCGGAGAGGTACCACAGCGGCCAGTGCGGGTCGAGGAACAGGTCCTCCATCTCCTCGCCGCCGACGTAGTGGCGAAACAGCGCGATCGCGCACTCGAAGATCACGTAGGGCACGGCCACCGTGCGGACCAGCTGCCACAGCCGGGTGCGGGTCCACGCGAAGGAGCGCGAGAGGTAGCCGGTGACGAGCACGAAGGCGGGGATGTGCCACAGGTACACGAAGTCGTAGAGGTGGTTCACGACCGGCTCGTCGGGCAGCAGCGTCCAGGCGTGGCCGACCACCACCAGGGTCACCAACGCCATCTTCGCGTTGTCGAACCAGGCGTCGCGGGTCGCCACCGTCGGGCCCTAGACCTCGACGAGCCCGAGCCGCAGGTACTCGGCGGCGTACCTGCCGCTCAGCAGCAGCGACGCGTAGCGGGCCACCTCGCAGCCGGCCTCGCTCGTGACGTGCTCGACGCGGACGCCGCGCTCGTCGGCGGCGGCCAGCAGGCGCGCGCGGTGCTGGCGGACGACCGGGTCCTCGGCACCGTCGTCGAGCACGACCAGGAGCGGGCGCAGCTCACCGCCGTCGTCGGAGAACGGGTCGTCGAAGACGTCACGCGGTCGCGCCGCCTCGATGACCGGCAGCAGGTGCTCGGCGTCGCCGGCCAACGCAGAGCGGCCGCTGGCGCGGCGGATCGACTCGGCGACCCGGCGCGCGGCGCGCGCGGCCAGGACCGAGCCTCCCCAGACCAGGGGGTTGGCGTCGGCCAGCGCGATGGCCAGCATCTTGGCCGGGTTGACGGCGAGGTCGCGGTGCGGCGAGCAGGCGGTGGCGACCGCGTCGAGCGCCTCGGCCACCTCCTCCGGCGGCGCGCTCGGCCCGAGCTCGATCTCGTGCAGGTAGGTCAGCATCACCACCGCGGTCGCCAGCTGGTCCTGGGTCGTCGTCGGGAGGATCGCCGTCCAGCGTCCCGCGGCGTGCTCGGCCACGATCGAGGAGGGCGGGCAGGCCACCACCACCTGGCAGCCGCGACGCACCGCCTCGGCGACCGCCGAGGCCGAGCCCGCGTCGCCGCCGTCCGGGGCCAGCACCACCACCAGGTCGAGGCTGCCGACCCACCCGGGCAGCGCCTGGCCCGGCCAAGCCACGAACGGCACCGGGCACCACGGCTCCAGCACCGCCCGCAGCAGCCGGGAGTCGGGGCCGGC includes the following:
- the ahcY gene encoding adenosylhomocysteinase, yielding MDYKVADLSLADFGRMEIQLAEHEMPGLMAMRERYGDSKPLAGARIAGSLHMTIQTAVLIETLTALGAEVRWASCNIFSTQDHAAAAIAVGPEGTVDSPAGVPVFAWKGESLEEYWWCTQQILRWPDGKFANMILDDGGDATMLVHLGVEAEKTGVAPDPATAKSVEQKVVFDVLNASLAESKDRWTQIAGEIKGVTEETTTGVLRLYDMMKEGSLLFPAINVNDSVTKSKFDNKYGCRHSLIDGINRATDVLIGGKVAVVCGYGDVGKGCAESLRGQGARVIVTEIDPICALQAAMDGYQVDTLDNVLDVADIIITATGNKDVVTVEQMSRMRHNAILGNIGHFDNEIDMAGLEAEGVAVRKNVKPQVDVWTFPAGNAIIVLSEGRLMNLGNATGHPSFVMSNSFTNQVLAQIEIFTKPQEYPVGVYVLPKHLDEEVARLHLDALGVKLTTLSDDQAAYLGVDVRGPFKSDQYRY
- a CDS encoding DUF808 domain-containing protein, with protein sequence MSGGLFALLDDVAALARLAAASVDDVSAAAGRASMKAAGVVVDDTAVTPQYVQGVAAKRELPMIKQIAVGSLRNKLLIILPLALLLSQFLPWLLTPILMLGGTFLCYEGAEKIWEKLSGHHPEEKQAGALDDAAEKTMVSGAIRTDLILSAEIMVISLNEVADEPFVSRAVILVAVAFLITAVVYGVVALIVKMDDIGLALSQRTSAVAQKVGHGLVRAMPGLLATISVVGTVAMLWVGGHILLVGADDLGWHAPYELVHHLEEDVHHAAGALGAALGWLVNTALSAVAGVVVGAVVVAIMHVLPFGHGKTAEPTAH
- a CDS encoding SIS domain-containing protein, yielding MSWFDESRLDDERALRGADLRLRTLAESGARVRREAGDAAEALAQVVALTQDQARPRAVIAAGPDSRLLRAVLEPWCPVPFVAWPGQALPGWVGSLDLVVVLAPDGGDAGSASAVAEAVRRGCQVVVACPPSSIVAEHAAGRWTAILPTTTQDQLATAVVMLTYLHEIELGPSAPPEEVAEALDAVATACSPHRDLAVNPAKMLAIALADANPLVWGGSVLAARAARRVAESIRRASGRSALAGDAEHLLPVIEAARPRDVFDDPFSDDGGELRPLLVVLDDGAEDPVVRQHRARLLAAADERGVRVEHVTSEAGCEVARYASLLLSGRYAAEYLRLGLVEV
- a CDS encoding acyltransferase family protein, whose translation is MATRDAWFDNAKMALVTLVVVGHAWTLLPDEPVVNHLYDFVYLWHIPAFVLVTGYLSRSFAWTRTRLWQLVRTVAVPYVIFECAIALFRHYVGGEEMEDLFLDPHWPLWYLSALFFWRLVTPIFRPLPGGVLVAVAISLGAGLWAGDMFDLARICGLLPFFVLGLKATPQRLAALRRTPVQVAAVAVFAGVLALTWVTNSVVSTEWLFYRARYDTLGESDLDSLLIRGGLLVVGTLAALSFLALLPRAPGWFARMGAASLVVYLFHGFFVKGTLYAGFPEWAQDRLVPALLVVTLGSVALAMLLAWPPVATRLTVLVDPFGYAERHARHAVDLGVTVVAQEDHDAPVLDRLVEQLAQERPDGSPLPPRTPRT